One window of Cydia pomonella isolate Wapato2018A chromosome 7, ilCydPomo1, whole genome shotgun sequence genomic DNA carries:
- the LOC133519468 gene encoding uncharacterized protein LOC133519468 has translation MGGLPLSRVSCGSGYVVAKLGDITLIGVYFSPNRPLHEFEAYLERLGRAVAGAAPSPIMVLGDLNAKCAAWGSPRTDPRGTVLLDWLVGLGLEVVNRGSANTCVRQGGGSIVDITLASPVVAARTANWRVLEDTETLSDHYTSE, from the coding sequence ATGGGTGGTCTGCCCCTCTCCAGGGTGTCCTGCGGCTCTGGATATGTAGTGGCCAAACTGGGGGATATAACATTAATTGGTGTGTACTTCTCCCCTAACAGGCCACTGCATGAGTTTGAGGCCTATCTGGAGAGGCTTGGAAGGGCGGTGGCTGGTGCGGCTCCTTCCCCCATAATGGTCCTGGGGGATCTCAACGCCAAATGCGCCGCCTGGGGCTCCCCTAGGACCGACCCCAGGGGGACGGTACTTCTGGACTGGTTGGTCGGGCTCGGACTCGAAGTAGTCAACCGGGGCTCCGCCAACACCTGCGTGCGCCAGGGGGGCGGATCAATCGTTGACATCACACTGGCTTCCCCAGTGGTGGCAGCGCGTACTGCAAACTGGCGGGTCCTAGAAGACACGGAGACCCTCTCTGATCATTATACATCAGAATGA